One genomic window of Quercus lobata isolate SW786 chromosome 9, ValleyOak3.0 Primary Assembly, whole genome shotgun sequence includes the following:
- the LOC115959618 gene encoding F-box protein At2g02240-like, producing the protein MEEEPFVADISVLPEGCISDIVSLTSPKDACRLCAVSHIFHAAAESNAVWERFLPSDYQAIIARSSSSSSDILNFSSKKKIYLSLSDNPILIDDSKKSFFLDKSSGKKCYLLAARELCIIWSGSPQYWNWISLPEESRFPEVAELLNVCWLDICGKMSTSMLSPNTNYAAYLVYKLTEGAYGFDRIPPTVSVGTTEEGEVCKQTVFLGQRQQHTSPPSQRKDGWLEIKLGEYFNEEGKDYELQIRLLEGDSRQWKRGLIVEGIEIRPTKG; encoded by the exons ATGGAAGAAGAGCCCTTCGTTGCAGACATATCAGTATTACCAGAGGGATGCATATCGGACATAGTTTCATTGACGAGTCCTAAGGATGCTTGCAGACTGTGTGCGGTTTCTCATATATTCCATGCGGCTGCAGAGTCCAACGCTGTCTGGGAGAGGTTCTTGCCGTCCGATTATCAAGCCATCATTGCtcgatcatcatcatcatcatcggatatcttgaatttttcttctaagAAAAAGATCTACCTCAGTCTCTCCGATAACCCCATCCTAATTGACGACTCTAAAAAG AGCTTTTTCTTGGACAAATCGAGTGGTAAGAAATGTTACCTACTTGCTGCAAGGGAGCTGTGCATTATATGGAGTGGCTCTCCTCAGTATTGGAACTGGATTTCTCTACCTGAAGAATCCAG GTTCCCAGAGGTAGCTGAACTTTTAAATGTGTGTTGGCTTGATATCTGTGGCAAGATGAGTACTTCCATGCTGTCTCCGAATACAAACTATGCTGCTTACCTTGTGTACAAGTTGACGGAGGGAGCCTATGGATTTGATCGCATTCCTCCAACAGTTTCAGTTGGAACTACTGAAGAAGGCGAAGTTTGTAAGCAAACTGTTTTTTTGGGTCAGCGGCAGCAACACACTTCGCCTCCAAGTCAGAGAAAAGATGGATGGTTAGAGATTAAGTTGGGTGAGTATTTCAATGAGGAAGGAAAAGATTATGAACTGCAGATTAGACTTTTGGAGGGAGACTCTCGTCAGTGGAAGAGGGGCCTCATTGTTGAAGGGATCGAGATCAGGCCGACAAAGG GTTAG
- the LOC115961540 gene encoding uncharacterized protein LOC115961540, whose protein sequence is MSKALDRISQSPFTRKIEGAELPRRFHQPTFTIYNGQTDPVEHISQFNQRMAVHSRDETLVCKVFPSSLGPMAMRWFDSLKTNSINSFKQLTQAFGSRFITSSRVPRPLDSLLSLSMREGETLKAYSDRYWEMYNKIEGNYDDVAISTFKKGLPTEHGLRKSLIGKPIISVHQFMDQIDKYKRVKEDQQTGKRKVKVVPQERRDFRSDRFSNNNWLRKDYSEQSGSTGAQAVHAVFRDPLHQILEKVKNEPFFK, encoded by the coding sequence atgagtaaggccctgGACCGCATCTCCCAGTCACCCTTCACACGCAAGATAGAGGGGGCTGaacttcctcggcggttccacCAACCCACTTTCACCATATATAATGGTCAGACAGACCCCGTAGAGCACATAAGTCAGTTCAAccagaggatggccgtccatTCCAGAGACGAAACTTTGGTGTGCAAAGTGTTTCCGTCCAGTTTGGGACccatggcgatgaggtggtttgacAGCCTCAAGACAAACTCCATAAATTCTTTTAAGCAGCTAACCCAGGCTTTCGGTTCTCGCTTCATAACGAgcagtagggttcctcggcccTTGGATTCCCTCCTGTCCTTATCCATGCGAGAAGGAGAGACCTTGAAGGCctactcggataggtactgggagatgtATAACAAGATAGAGGGAAATTATGATGACGTcgccatcagcaccttcaagaaAGGCCTGCCGACAGAGCACGGTTTAAGGAAATCCCTGATTGGGAAACCGATCATCAGTGTGCACCAGTTTATGGACCAAATCGACAAGTACAAGAGGGTCAAAGAGGACCAGCAGACGGGTAAGCGTAAAGTGAAGGTTGTCCCTCAAGAAAGGAGAgacttcaggtcggaccgaTTTAGCAACAACAACTGGCTGAGAAAAGATTACTCGGAGCAGTCTGGATCCACCGGGGCGCAGGCAGTCCACGCTGTGTTCCGGGATCCATTACATCAGATCTTAGAGAAAGTCAAGAACGAGCCATTCTTTAAATGA
- the LOC115961541 gene encoding uncharacterized protein LOC115961541 has translation MDREQEEMQFLGLFGIYKEAYKIMYSWRRLLGQISLVLILPLSVIFLVHMEVSEVLSSRIHHNTIVLEDTRAGSPTYNKVSDVLSSELATLWLFRVAYFIIFLILSLLSTSAVVYTIACIYTGREVDFKKVMSVVPKVWKRLMATFLCSNLFFFVYNFLAFFIFAIVIIFVIYILGFGSTKAFIAISIVFWILYLVGFVYMNIVWQLASVVTVLEDTFGFGAMNKSKALIRGKMGVATLVFLKLIISLATIQGLFWKLVVHGVSLGIVSRVGYGVLCLLLLFILFLFGLVVQTVLYFVCKSYHHENIDKSALSDHLEVYLGEYVPLKAKDVQLEQYHV, from the coding sequence ATGGATAGGGAACAAGAAGAGATGCAATTTCTCGGTCTCTTTGGTATCTACAAAGAAGCTTACAAGATCATGTACTCATGGAGGAGACTCTTAGGCCAAATCAGCTTGGTCTTAATCCTTCCTCTGTCCGTAATCTTCCTGGTTCATATGGAAGTATCTGAGGTTTTATCCTCACGGATCCACCACAACACAATTGTCTTGGAGGATACCCGAGCTGGGTCACCTACATACAACAAAGTCTCCGACGTTCTCTCTTCAGAATTGGCCACTTTATGGCTTTTCAGAGTTGCATACTTCATAATCTTCCTTATCCTTTCACTCCTCTCTACCTCAGCTGTGGTTTACACCATTGCATGTATTTACACAGGCCGTGAAGTCGATTTCAAAAAGGTTATGAGTGTTGTCCCCAAGGTTTGGAAGAGGCTTATGGCCACGTTTTTGTGTTCTAACCTATTCTTCTTCGTTTACAACTTTCTGGCTTTTTTTATCTTCGCTATTGTGATCATCTTCGTTATTTATATACTTGGATTTGGGTCAACCAAGGCTTTTATCGCCATATCAATTGTTTTTTGGATCTTGTACCTTGTGGGGTTTGTGTACATGAACATAGTTTGGCAATTGGCTAGCGTTGTGACCGTGTTAGAAGACACTTTTGGATTTGGGGCCATGAATAAGAGCAAGGCACTTATACGGGGAAAGATGGGTGTGGCTACTTTGGTATTTTTGAAGCTCATTATTTCACTCGCAACCATACAAGGTTTATTTTGGAAACTAGTTGTGCATGGTGTGTCATTGGGCATAGTGAGTAGGGTAGGCTACGGGGTTCTATGTTTGTTattgcttttcattttgtttctttttgggCTTGTGGTTCAAACAGTGCTCTATTTCGTTTGCAAGTCCTACCACCATGAAAATATAGACAAGTCAGCCCTCTCGGATCATCTTGAAGTTTATCTAGGGGAGTATGTTCCTTTGAAGGCCAAGGATGTTCAGCTTGAGCAATATCATGTTTGA